A window of Hallerella porci genomic DNA:
GGACGTCCTTCGGTCTTTGCAGAAATTAAAACGAATCCGCACAAGCCGACGATTCTTTTGTATGCGCATCACGATGTGCAACCGACGATGCGCGAAGAATTGTGGCAGAGCGCTCCGTTTGCGCCCGAAGTCCGCGATGGCAGACTTTACGGCCGCGGCGCTGCCGACGATAAATCCGGAATTATTTTGCATTTGGCTGCGGTGACGCAAGCGCTTTCGATCGCGGGCAATCAAATGCCGAATATTAAAGTTTTAATCGAAGGCGAAGAAGAATGCGGCAGTTCTGGTTTTGGAGAACTTTTGAATAAGAACCGCGAACTTTTAAAATGCGATGCGGTGATTATCGCAGACCTTTCGAATTTCGCTGAAGGAACGCCGTCGATTACGACAACTCTCCGCGGAATGTCTGCGGTTTCTGTCATCGTGAAAGCGATGAAAACGCCTTTGCATTCGGGCTCTTGGTCGGGGCCGATTCCCGATCCGGTGCAAGCGCTTTGCAAAATGATTGCCTCTCTCACCGATGAAAAAGGAAACATTCTCATCGAGCATTTTTCCGATGGCATTATTCCGCCGACCGAAGAAGAATTGAAAAGTTACGAAGCGCTCGGTTATACCGAAGAAACTTTCCGCAAAGAAGCTGCCCTTTTGAATAAAACTGAAATTCTCGGTGGCAAGAAAGAAATTTTGACGACTCTTTGGCGGAAGCCTTCAATTGTTGTCACCGCCTTTGAAGCGGGCTCGCGGACACAAGCAGGAAATGTTTTGCAGAACGCTGCCTATGCCCGCATCGGCATTCGCCTTGCCCCTGGAATGGCCGCAGTTCCTTGCACCGAACTTTTGTGCAATCATTTAAAAAAGGAATGCCCCGCAGGTCTTGAAATTTCGCTTTTCCCCGAAGACGGCGCAAATCCATTTACCACCGATATTTCGCATCCGTATTTTGCCAAGATGAAAGAAGCGATGACGCGAGCCTACGGAAACGAAGCAAAATTTATCGGCTGCGGCGCATCGATTCCGGGCGCACAACTTTTCCGCGATAACTTTGGAGAAATTCCCATTCTCATGACGGGGCTCGAAGATCCGAAATGCAACGCGCACAGCGAAAATGAAAGTCTCGGACTCGCGGATTTTGAACGCGGCATTATCGCCGAAGCGCTCTTCTTGGAGGAACTTTCGAAATGAAACTCGTCGTTTTAACCGGAGCTGGAATCAGCGCCGAATCGGGACTCCGGACTTTCCGCGGGAACGATGGCCTTTGGGAAAATGAACCGATCGAAGCGGTGGCAACTCCCGAAGGTTACTTTCGCGATAAAAAACGGGTGAAGGATTTTTACAATAAATTGCGCGTTTCGTTGCCCAAGTTTCAGCCGAATGCGGCTCACATTGCGCTTGCAAAACTCGAAGAACGTTTAGGCGATGACTTTCTTCTCATCACGCAAAATGTCGACGATTTGCACG
This region includes:
- a CDS encoding M20/M25/M40 family metallo-hydrolase gives rise to the protein MNETLPARIHEMFPRYVAALENLIRIPSISFDNFDQNEVHRSAQAVKNLFEEHGFQNAQLLLPPSGRPSVFAEIKTNPHKPTILLYAHHDVQPTMREELWQSAPFAPEVRDGRLYGRGAADDKSGIILHLAAVTQALSIAGNQMPNIKVLIEGEEECGSSGFGELLNKNRELLKCDAVIIADLSNFAEGTPSITTTLRGMSAVSVIVKAMKTPLHSGSWSGPIPDPVQALCKMIASLTDEKGNILIEHFSDGIIPPTEEELKSYEALGYTEETFRKEAALLNKTEILGGKKEILTTLWRKPSIVVTAFEAGSRTQAGNVLQNAAYARIGIRLAPGMAAVPCTELLCNHLKKECPAGLEISLFPEDGANPFTTDISHPYFAKMKEAMTRAYGNEAKFIGCGASIPGAQLFRDNFGEIPILMTGLEDPKCNAHSENESLGLADFERGIIAEALFLEELSK